In Cicer arietinum cultivar CDC Frontier isolate Library 1 chromosome 7, Cicar.CDCFrontier_v2.0, whole genome shotgun sequence, the genomic window ATATACCATTTTTAGAACATTACTTATCACATACTATCATGAATGATATTTGATGGTCAACAAAATCTCTTATTGCTACTACTAATAGTATTCCAAGTACAAACATTCTCACCACTACCACTTCCAAGAAGAATGAATTTCCCGTAACAATTATACTAGCTCTAATGCATGAATTCTAAAGACTGTTCTCGCATTGATCGAGCCGAGCAGACTCATGTATAGGTCAAAGCTCTCTAATACCTATTAAACCAATCATCTCATATGCATGTGCTCATAAGCAGGACAGCCCTCAAAATACCATTCTTGGATGTCTAACTGTTAGGATCTTGCAAATTCTAGTTTATTGATGGGAAAGAAAAAGATACACAAGGGATCCTAATCTGCTCACAATTACACGTACTCTAGTTCACAACCATCAATTAATTCCCAATCCTAACTAAGGGTGGTTGGTCCTATTTATATGATATCTAAGATTAATCAACACTACAATAAAGGGAAAGGGAAACCTATAACTAACTAAACAGATGATCAAAACAGAAACTACTCCTACATAACTAACTACTAACCCGAGTCATATTACCTTCTTAGCATAGGTTTGCCTTGGAACCTAACACTAACCTTATTAAATCATGTATGATATATCTCAACAATCTAACAAGCAAGTTGATAATGATAGAAAACAAAGGTGGGCAAATTTTGTCATTGTTAGAACACTAGAATCGATAGCTGGTAATTGTATTTCATCTATTTTAAGCTACATTTCTACTACTGAGTATCCAACTGACTATCAGTCCAACAGTTTGCATGACAAAGAAAAAGTTCATCAAGGACAAGTTATTTGCAAATTGAAGGTCTGGAATAAGTTCTTCATATTTTACTAAACATGAGAGGGATGGCAGATATTCAATACAATATTCGTCAAACTAGTAGGGGATATAAGGTCTACTTGGTGGTTGAGGTGAGAGAGTTAAAGAGTAGAGTGATAAAGCGAGGTCAAGAGTTCAATACCCACACTCATGCCTCGGCATATTACCAACAATACAACATTGGCTATTcccaaaaaaatattcatcaaacCAGTCATTTCTACATTTACATGGTAAACAACTATGAAtatcaaaatcttcatattTGACCAAGCATGAGGGGGATGACAGCTATTCAACACTATATTCATCAAACTAGTTATTTCTACATCTGCATGGTAACCAGTTATGAATATCAAGTGAATGCACAGATTTGAACCTTAATCCAAATAATTGCACAACTTCAAACATAGCAATAGTAGATATCCAGCAATCAtggaaattttaatttcagccaagatttaaattatttgtgatTCAATGTCTCTATACACTAGAGGCAAGACATGAATCAATAATATGTTTAAGGAAGGAAGTTCAATACAACCTTTCAAAGCATTCAACAAATACAGAACCATTActaaaaagaaatacaaaaccATTGGAGGTGTGCCTTAGAGCTTGGCATAAAGAAGATTCAGATTTCAAAGAGATACAGCCGAAGAGAATGAAGTTGGTGATATTTCCAAGATGCAATATTTTTTCCCTCCGCAAACAATACGATTTAACCATTTTTCTATACATGACACTTGGTGAACACAATAAGTGACAACAAAGTTAGCTATGTTGCTTGAAAGATTAAACCCAGTATGCGTCGTTTCCATTATTTTCTTGTGAGTAATACAGTAATACCTAATGTTTAATAGCCTCAAGACTTCATAACACAAGCAAGCAAGTAAAACAAAGGAAACTACAATAATATGGAAGTCTGTACATTTTGAATAGTCAAAGTCTCGAGgcaacaaatataaattacCACAGGTCCAAAACTAATTATTGTTAAGCTAAGAACAACAACCATGTTCAAGATTCAAATATGCTGCAATCAAAGCATAAAAACCATTCTAGAGCGTCTGTTTGCAGCTGATTCAGACAAGTCCTCCACATCCACCTATAGAAAGACGGTGATGTGATGCCCATCTTCAACGAGGGGCAAGACGACCTTTGAATTTTACACTCCTGCCAACATGAATAAACTCAACCTAATGAGGATATTCTTCACTCATGCACACTCGACATTacaaattgaattgaattgaatctCTTAGACATAGATATTTTTATTGCAACTTGAAGTcgaaaaaaactaaaaactgaaaaagaaaaacaattgaaCCCAACATCAACAACAGTAATGACTAATGCTAACTAATCATATACTAATAGAAACCCAAATCACTTATCACAACATGAACAAGCTTCCAAAAAAGAATGATGCATAAGCTATCAGTGAATCAGAATTACCAATCTACCAGCCAATACTACAACTACTACAGCTAGAAGAATGATTCATGAAAATGAAGAAGTGGGTTTGAAAGTGTAAGGCTGTGGGAGTAACAACGGACCTCTCCTAGTCCCTTTGTCATCCAAAAGTCTCTGAACCCTTTTGTTCTGACAATATTGCCTATCGAAATGTTTCACCTGCCATATGATTATAAATACACCCAATTGAGAAAAgcttcaatttttataaattatgtacgaaaaacaagaagaaggtaaggttatgTTAGGTTACCCAAGAAGATCGACATTGTTTAACGAATTGGTCCCTGGATTGTTTGCATTCTATGGGGTAAAGCAAGCCGACCGATGCAATTTCTGTTGGCTTCTTATCACATTCCTTTTCGAGACATGAGTAGAAAGCATCACGAGCCTTGTTCAATCAATATTGCAAAAAANNNNNNNNNNNNNNNNNNNNNNNNNNNNNNNNNNNNNNNNNNNNNNNNNNNNNNNNNNNNNNNNNNNNNNNNNNNNNNNNNNNNNNNNNNNNNNNNNNNNNNNNNNNNNNNNNNNNNNNNNNNNNNNNNNNNNNNNNNNNNNNNNNNNNNNNNNNNNNNNNNNNNNNNNNNNNNNNNNNNNNNNNNNNNNNNNNNNNNNCCTGCTGATTCAGAAATCAATCAACTGGATGCATCCACTTGCAATCTACATTCATGGACTCAACTGTTTTTTAATGGGCCTATTGCCTCAACTTTTAAACAACTTACACATAAATCTACCACCTACCTCTCACATTTATCTCTTACTCCAAactaattcaaatattattgtcttttttattttattttattttatttaatagttagtttttttaaaattattaacatgtgaaaacttaaatttttgaattttttaaaaacatgttagaaatgtttttaattacttttagacttttaaaaaaaattaaaatttaataattttacattcattcaatattttgaaattcttttaaattttttaaaatttttaactatCAAATAATAAAGAATAACAAAagattgaataattatttttatgtgctTTAGAGaataagagataaaaataaaacaatagatGATAAATTTATCCGTCCTATATTTATGGCCCATATAGATGGTAAGAAGGGTATGTCTTTTCTAAATAAGCATGTTCATGCATTGGATAAGGAATAGGTTGGGCcaacaaaattttgtttaaataattctgatttgtaaaaaaatttggcaaatgctaatatatatataatcttgttaaataataattatataaatttagagtATTTTAACAATGTTCATAGAGAGCACTCATTAATAAGACCTAAACAAAAATTAACGTGcaaacttaatctattattGTTTTTTGCCTAGCATTATATTTTTGAAGGCCTGGTCTATTAGTCTACTTATAGTTTTGTTCAAGATAATCGAACTAAGTTTTAtaaagtttaattataattaattctaTGATATAACTAAGGCATGTCTAATCATGTAGAAAGTTTGGTTGTCATGATAGTTTATTTGTAATAAGACATTTCagtttgattataaaaaaaaagaggttTCAATTGGTCATAAATTAATCCCAATATAATAAGCTTTCGCTTCAAGTATTAAGGGTAGCCTAACATAggtaaattattgaaaaaatcaataaaaacattattttaaccACACggcacaataataataataataataataataataataataataataataataataataataataataataataataataataataataataaattNNNNNNNNNNNNNNNNNNNNNNNNNNNNNNNNNNNNNNNNNNNNNNNNNNNNNNNNNNNNNNNNNNNNNNNNNNNNNNNNNNNNNNNNNNNNNNNNNNNNNNNNNNNNNNNNNNNNNNNNNNNNNNNNNNNNNNNNNNNNNNNNNNNNNNNcaaaatatatatatatatatatatatatatatatatatatatatatataacgtCCACATTTCTAAATTACGTTGTTAcgcatatatttttttctaaaaaaaaattaacgtttttttttaccaaagtcTAATTTCAATCTGAAAATATTTCTGAAATATAGTCAAACAACAATATGGTCAATCGAATGAAGTGGTGTAAATATTCTCTTGGCAATGGTACAAATCAGTAGTACTGTAACTAATgctgtcaaaaaataaaaaaataaaagcaataGTACTGTAAttcaaaagttttatttttttagaaatgtcAATATTCTCTCCTATCTTCCATCTGAGCCAATACTTACTCGacacctttttattttttttgtccttcttctttttatgagtttttttcttTGTCCTTTCTTCCACCGTAATATTATTACTGCAGGTGTTTAGATTGGAcgcatgatatatatatatatatatttatattataagttattattatttgaaatattgaaacaacaatataaatataagtgCACGGTTGTTTGTGTTGTCCTGTTTAATTGCCTTGTCTTTCTTAGTTCCGAAATATAGTAACCTCACAAAAGTGGTTGAAAAGTAGCACTCTTTAATTTTCACTAACGGAAACAAACACCACATGTTCACCATCACCTTCAGACTCATAAAATACTCAAACCCAGATCGAGCTCACTCTACCTTTAGAGGTGCATACAAACTCAATAAGTTTTCTTCCCCCAAAttgaaggaaaaagaagaaaaaaatattccaaAGGTCTTTGCTTGGTATAAATGTTATAATTACTTAGTTAAGATTTTTTAAGATGTATTCTATATTCAGTATGatgaattttgttttgtattGGGTTCTACCTTGCTTTGAAGAAGGGGAAAGAGACATAAAGAACCCTAATTGATATGTAACAGATAAAAAAAGAAGGTAATTTGAGTGATAGTTATATATAGATGAAGTtaatataagtatatatatatatatatgtaggtAAGTGCAGTGTAGGACAGCAGTGGTTTGTACCAAAAATAGGAGGATGTGAGTTTGCAGATCTGACTCACACATTAGAATTGAGAAAAAAAGAGGAGACAGAGACAGAGACAGAGACAGTAGAAGAGAATAGAGATATTGACAGAAGAGAGTGAGCACATACTGTTTGTTATTGTATCATGGCATACAATTCTGGGTGCGTGCTCACTTCTCTTTCTGTCATCTTCTTATTTCTTTTATTGTCTCTCTTTCATTATTATGTTGCAGCTCACTGTTTAACTCTTTTCTCATGGATTGGAACATTATCTTCTTCTTTCAACTTCCACCAACTTCCTTATCTTTATTTACGTTTCTATTTCTTCTTCATAATGAACCCCTTTATATAGTTACTGCAATTTATTTTAACTCAATTCATCATACTTAGTGTCATTTCTTTCTCATTTTGGGAGCTAAATGTTAGCAAGCTTCATGATATCTATCTTCACTTCAGTTGGAGCATTATCCTTTCACCATAAGTTATAGTTTATATAACaactttcaaaattaatatgaataaagtaaaatattcttagtaattaatatattagtatatgtattaatttttatttttattttcgcATTTCTTGGAGAACAAAattctaataatttaaaattcggTTATAGTAATTATTtaagtcaaaattcaaatacgaatttttgaaataatttatctttaaaaattattaattacttgAACTCAATTAATAAATGGTTTTGATCATATTGTATGTGTAATAGTgtaatgatatatttataagtggtattaaaataaaatgcagtaaatataaatatttatacattataattttattttgatgataataatatatttatatttagttatgGAGGTACTAATGTAATAAAAAGCGTGGCTTTTGATGGTACTTgtgtgttttaaaatttcatttgatGGTGTTGAACCTGAAACCCAAATGGAGTTCCTCAAAAGAAAGGTACGCCTTGTTACTGTTTCTTCTCTAAcggaattatttatttatctgaaacaaaaccctaatttatcGATCATCTTTGCTTTCCCTCAATTTGTGATTCCTTCTTATTAATCCTTGAGGAGACAAAATCGGTAAAGTAagaattcattttatttgaagcctcttaatcaatcaaataataatgcatatatttcTTCTGCTTGCTAAATATGGTAATGTTTTTGTTCTTTAATTTTCCTTTCTAGTTGTAGCTAGTACCTCCTACTACCTATATGCATTAATTTTGATTCAGCTTAATTAATTAGGTTAACTGTTTTTCTAAATCATCATCTTCTCataatctttaattttaatttacaaattgcATTATTTTTCACATCCTCGCTATTTGGGTTCATAATTTATGCGTTTATTTAAACAGAAAAGCTGAGGAAAATGTTTGTCTCAGAAGTTGGTTGCTCGGAACTGCAAATTAATAGAAGAACTTGGAGGCTGAATCACTATATATAATCATCAGGTACAccttttgttttcttctatATGCATGGTGTGAGTTGTAGCTTAATCAAGGGAGAGAGGAGAAACTGTGTTCATTGAGTGACATGAGTATGGTTCAGAAATTAACCTCTTCATGGATGAATTTTGCTGCAATTATATCATACTAGGATGATGTCCTATGAATTATGATTATGCCATCTTGAAATTCAATTATATCTTGGTCACTTTTTTTGCCTTCAATATATACTAGTTAAATACTCTCTCTAACACTAAGGACTTCTAGTTTTTGAACTTTGAATCACTCTATATAATGATTTATATTGTTTATCATGCATGAAATAAAAACATCTCTAACCAAGATAAACTGGCTAGGGggaatttaatttatgtttgcGTATGATTTAATGGATGAAGTGTTTTCCAAGCCCGGATAAAAGGAGAGAGTTGTGTTAGGCAATAGATAGCCAAGGTAAAACTTGGTTGAATCTCTATGACATTGATTTAATACGTATTTGTTTTGTCAAACAAAGATCTATGACATGGACATTGTTGGATTGAAAATGTAGTTCAATTTATGTTATTAGAGGCTGAAACCATACCCATTTCTCATGATAATATTGTTGGCACAATTAAAAAGTTTTATGTATTAGAACATAAATGAGTAGACTACTCCTTACTATATTGGTAGCAAAGTGTTCCTCCAATGAATATAAGAGAATTGCTAGCAATACATTCATTGGAACATATTCTTTAAGTCATGCGCACTTCCTACTTAAATGATTAGTTATGTTGATTTGTAGAGTAAAATAATGTGTGAAGACTAAAATATCCATATTAGTTAGAGTGATTGAAAGTAGCAGTAGAATAGTTAGAtgaactatttaattaaatgaggatattattggaaaaaattaataaatgttgtCTTGGCATTCTAGAGTGACAAATAATTAGATATAGAGAAATTTTCTAAACACGATTGTACGAAACTTATAATGAGATAGAGAGTACTTTGTTATTGATCCATTTTTTGAAAAGtcaacacattattttttataaagtgaTCATGGTTCATAAGGCAAATAAGATAGAACATATAGGGTGTATCTGTTACTCCATCCCAAATACAATAGGAATCAAATAAGAATTTAACTTATATACACCGTCAGTGTAAAAAGCTTTTACATTGTCAAGCAATTCACAACCAGTAGATCATTAATAAAGTTTGACTTTTATCATAACTACTAATAAAGTCATCTACGTGATTAATTATGATTTTCCGactatgtaaaaaaatttaacactGCCTGTGcatgaaaattaaactcattaaaCAAAGATGACGAGAAAGGAAACCTTGCAAAGCAAGCAACCAcatcaataaaaaagaaactactcccataaaatacattttaggGAAGCAAAACATCATTCATAGTACAAACAATAACCACCCTTAGCCCTGGCGAGAAACTACTTTCAAGATGATCCCTTAATGTGTTCTACTAAGATGAGACATTTGGTACAAAATTAGCAAATGTACAATCATATTGCTTCGACTCGTAGATTGCCTAGAGCACATAAtgtcaaataattttagatCCCTCCTCCTTCTACCTCGGTAGCCTAAAGAATGAAACATACCACTTGGAACACCCCAACCATCTGCACACCACATATCAAATTGCACAAAGACAAGTCATATACCAAACAAATGGAACTTTGATTTGGTGAGAGCCGAGCACAAATCACATAATGTGGCATTCACATCCCTAACAACCCTCCTCCAAAATAGATTAAGTCGAGTAGGAAGCCTATTCAACAACAATtgccaaaaaaataaatatattacgtTAGATTGCGCATAACTCTTCCATTGACTCCCCAACACAACAGCTCATTCATAGGAAAAGTCAATGGGAGAAGAAATTTTGCTGGAAAATGATCATAAGTTGAACTaacaaaaaacatatatatctCCATTCTAATCTTCCCAACACCATGTGTCCTCCAAAGgagaaaaaataatcaaaatccaATGGCCGAAGAAACTCATCCCTCAATGATTCTTCCCAAATAAAGAAACTCATCCTCCACTACAAATCTTCCCTAGCCAAACCTCCTAGGTCATCCCCCTTGCTTTATATCACAAAAAGCCTCATGAAGACATCTTGAAGAGGTGCATGGCCATGCCACGTATCCGGCAAGGATATTGAGGCTTAATTCCCAATCTTTTTCTTCACACACCCAACATACCACTCTTAGTGATTGTAACACAAAGTGATTGGACTTTTACTATACAATTGTTATATTAGtatattacaaatttaattagGGCTTTTAGTACAGGATTAGTTCATGTAATGTAACTATTCATAAATCATATCTTATTCTTAATTGGATTTTGGTTCTTATCTCTTTTTGTATTAgtattctttattattaagcTCCAGAGGGGACACACGTATTGCTCTCCAAGGGCTCGGGCCCTTACCGTAATTTTTTAGTAGACTTTTTTTTATAGACATTGAAAATATAGAACATGTAGGCTATTGTTTTTTGTGTTGGGAGTTTTGGGATACAGACACAGAAGAGAAAACCacttgtaatattattttttgaagtccacattataattatatattgaatTCAGTCAAAGCTTTCAAAAGATTTAGGCATTTCATTAAGGGATGATTTATTCATTTCAACATAATGATTTACGCATGGACAGTACATACATATATTACTacatattagtattattatgtAGGCATTTAGCattgttattttcatttttaaacaaatatattaatgattaataattgcTTAAAAGTATAGCTCCTCTCTCTTGATTCAATCTCTCTTTCTTTTAacatgtaatatatatatatgtgcgtgtgtgtgtgtgtgtatgttgatagtatttttttctcaaaaaaaaaaaagatattttattaaaattttactgATTAAAACTTGGGCCTTACAGACCAAAAAGTCTGGTTCCGCCTCTTATTAAGCTTGATCCGGAAGGACCGGAACAGTTGTATTTGTATTCTGTTGTGGCTcatgtaattattttatgaggCATACATATTATTAGGTTTAGAGGTATTAGATTTAGACCTCTGGTTGTGATACACATATCTGCATTTCTACATCACTTAAGGAAACATCTCATCTGTCTGAACTTTAATCATAGAAGGTATGAAGTGCAAGCACTAACACATAAAAAGTAAACACTGACAAAATAACATAGGATTTGAAAAAATTGGTGCATTAAGTTACCAGGCTGTGATAGCAATTGGTTTTGGTAACCATGCTATGCTGTCTGCAAAATAACAGTAGGTATGCCTGTATTCACTGTAACATAACGTGAGGAGACAATTATAATCTACCGAGGTTATTATATGAAAAGCAGTGGTGAGGGCTATATATATGCAGGTAACTAGGAATGCTCTATGTGGGGGTATCTTACTTCCAGGGTCaaaatgtattataattataaaaaaataggtttgtatataactaaaaatttaaCCACAATTTGGCTAGATTCAAAGGTGGTTATTGAATCAAACATAGTGGTAGCTAGGGACTACTTCTTAAACTTGGTTGCTAGATATATAAATGGAATAGTCAATAAGTATGCATGCCAACTTTTGGAAAATTATCTCTGGTAAGTAGCAGTTTCCATTACCAAAACTTGATACTCTTGCAcataatttgaattttggagcGAAGAAGCCTTACCCTCTAGCAATTGCATTTGTCTTTAATAACTAGTTATAGCTATAAACTCTATTTACTTGAGTCTAGCTGTGTTAGAATCTGTATATTTTCCATTCAATGTCATAACCATTATTTCTTTCAtgattttattaagtaaattttGTCGGTTGGCCTTTATCGATTCTTAGGTTTAAAGAGAAATGTTGTCAACACAATTTCTAATATACTCTCTTCTATACGAGAGCCCCACCAAATATATTCAGTATGACTCATGATTTAATAGGACTCATGAATTTCAtctagtaataaataataaagtgtATTCAAAAGAGTGTGTTAGAGAATATGTTGTTAAAATTGGCACTCCCTCCGGGCTTAACTTGTTAGAATTTCTTACTCATGAGCTAAAGTATACACGCACAAAAAGAACGAGATTAAATTCAACGAGCTAGCCTCTCCTAGAAGTTTAGGTTATTATCTTACAACTtttaatcataatatatatttatattacacTCTCTATAGCCTTATGGTCTTGGACTTAGGTTGTAGACAAGTTCATATGACCATTGTCTTGTTTTGAAATTTAGTTTTGCTAAGAGAAATAGGATATCAAGGGTTTGTCTCAATACCACATAGCTGACTATGATGTTTTAGATATTTGAGGGAAGCATTCATCCTAGGAgattcaaatattagatgtaGACTTACTAATGGGTTTTATATCTCTAGCTCTAAAAGAATATAAGGTTCCATGCTAAACTTGTTGAAatatgctttttttttaaacaactcCTTATGCATCTAAGTTGTTACTAAAGCATATAGTGTGCACCTGTATCTGAGTGATACAAACTAAACCAGTTTGCTCCTAGATAGAGAAAAATTGCTAGCTTTAAATGTCAACTGGATTTGACTAGGAATTGAACAAGAATACAAGCTTTTACCTTATTTTAGATTAagttaattgattttgattctTATGCAGCAAAAATGAGCAATTATTCCTCATTGAAAAGGCTGAACAATATGGTGGCTTGTGATTACATATGTACTTGAATATTGTATATACACTTTTGTGGTTGCTTATAGTTGAACTAATTTAGTAATTTCATTATGATGTATATGACTAATTTCCACTATATTGATATGATGTAGTTGTAGTTGTCTAGGGTTCAAAGTAATACAAAAGTAGAAAACTAATTTAGGAACTTGGAATTCCATGATTTTTACAAATTAGATACAATATCATAGGATGAAAGGTTACTTGTCTCTATCCATTGCTAGATACGGGGAGTATTCTTTATGCCTTTTTTACTCAAGAGAGGAAGAAACTGAATTTTATACCTTGGTTTCTCCTTTCTATCCATTCTGTGATTATGATGGTGAGATGAAGAAGCCAATGATACTGTAGTGTAACATCAATTATAAGACCTGTTTcacattaaattgaaaaaaattggaTTTATTGTCTTCCTAGGAATTTAGGATTCCTTGTTTTCCCTTTTCAACTACTATAACCTCATCAAATGCATTACTATTTTCTTAAATTCTATTCCCCTTAGACTGCTTCATATCTTGGTTACATTTTTCATATACAATAGATTTAATTTCTTGTTTCATTTTTCGTTGAATTAATTTACCATTAAATGAGTTTTGAATTCTAGGTGGCTGATAAGTATATTTTGCGGTATAGTTGTTTGGATAGTACTGCTATACTACTATTGTTAATATTGTTTGTTGATGATCATAATGTTCAGATTCTTGAAATTATTATTGCTTTGGTAATAGAATTTGAATTCACATGTTTGCATTTTCATACACAATTTTTATTGCTTCATAGATTTTGGATCAGGAGAATTGTTGGAATATTCACAGACAAGTATGCcatcaaaataaagaaatttgaCAATATGCAGAAGAATCTTATAATGGACGAGTACATTGGGAGCATAGAAGATTCACATTTAAATGCTTCTACTTCAACTGACTATGACTATTGCAATGATCCATTTCAAAGTTGGACCAGGATTGCCTGCATTAGCAGCATCACGCAGTTTGCTGTAGTAGACAATCTCAACCATTGATTTGAAATTAGATTATTCAAATTACACATTAG contains:
- the LOC101502594 gene encoding uncharacterized protein, coding for LNKARDAFYSCLEKECDKKPTEIASVGLLYPIECKQSRDQFVKQCRSSWVKHFDRQYCQNKRVQRLLDDKGTRRGPLLLPQPYTFKPTSSFS